The Bombus terrestris chromosome 4, iyBomTerr1.2, whole genome shotgun sequence genome has a window encoding:
- the LOC100644482 gene encoding DNA-dependent protein kinase catalytic subunit isoform X2, which yields MSHSLDIFQVYLDALSNILTRLTKNIEKRHYKELYTWVKELSNPQKYSVKKVSMRSAINLLSRHIDLFGDLVYCDYKYWYDLLTNVAQDKNVKCSQCGQYALRKFYRVIGHILKNKSSEDDKKIFLYFKNLFEEQLRSSHHVNSNMLCYIIYGFSQIAAPCKIYLTNNDVKNMFSLIANCAMPLCSRDDIEKIHLESICNYQEALSEIILHTSDLSIDQINIITKLSILLIKRFPEFPVSNQNFAISLLINTIINIMTINRNLLDEFLYNLIYNGVVWTCSHTLFVDAELQRGLNNLLERPLCYKDYLPLWLQLLDQNKYSKDFKYSGETVQYVIDSTMHVGTALIDKLNLGTKAKEDNIFSDAAFSQIAENEADFRTFVNIADLYVDIINSLDTSLFTNTIHKFLLKVISKSHKNHLVSGFYKLVHAISKHICELNSDEIETETLEMLNKYIMNVLNLIPTFSDELLTTCVYLILDIPMLYVEKILNSTIPTFKIAFTVGISDFELACKALNTLEKWTNHFDNQITAMFLQEIVPFLEPYLHSGESSVEFLQDIIKTERKVIKRIILRDDENTLERFQMRVLLFIASLDTNIIMDFIYKKSMNTGATWDKKDLLKYSLTFTDTQVDIHFDKILPRIILLAQNSGDRRTKVIACEVLHSIVMYVLGKTSQYLVSNPDRFVSLYTMLCPALLNLGCDYEEAARQIFYPLMLQLTHWLSSKFMLESLPTTYFLDLLFKGLCDEANSSLREFSGICLGEFIKWSIKQSDNAAISQSNIYKVINKITNFALHPSTSKRIAGATAFNHIYSILREDEKIVSIYWLEILYSFIKSLNGCSDPSIINALNHVERVLIAKKNLLNAEHHNRRKPYEFEGSTLIDAVKWLFTQCGCLDQHCRIKCMELVVKLSEHVADCDSAKTIINNYIDTYGIETFNRIILSELSKIENLPVNGILPFLRSLDCYIWLIKGDLLNIQCLFDNSNSQKDEIFNCARNFIHVINRIKIENKEDNLIILSKEIEDLQTLQCKTILNIFDFTQILLNFDGNFIPDFFFNKDFFELIAKCIMCPQVVGFDLKNLEITEELFVIMGNLLQSIMRKNNISLLHLLKCELLIYVEKHIYDFVVLDNIIYGKKNFTELKQYVRGLNFLDRCNILNQLDKMKELINRQDTVTRIFKALVRESLGELIYVTIKPSGKDYLEILMEFSLIHYEFSMTRMLIEFIENDTMLGSGDKKIKHGVYFFSTFKCEIFRYILKDIEKSIEILNDLLQRDPSTLLMIMEQLFLFVQRYKKEFPDCVEVLVDTVIKKFTIFESVINNLEDRRQKLINILGIAVHLKHKPIEVSSLSKDFYMWILNQLMGNLDIEYKIYILHNFLVCLTDMTDTKPEVLVILRNLKNNRLDVCPNDFSQKNVKALKITNCFHKLVMLLPVTKSVIVFETIILFATGIAKYLCNETTNEYLQKYFDSITTDYAVKSLQTAYKLFMNLTNERFDVLHRFLLPSFEFCKTTEINKFFETNIKEIYTVICQSLVRGTSDTEQLMVSKIGCYDLVAIMFAKLQIWDIDNAESMITRNAIDNVVTGKELLHSLYSNALNVRMLGMYEPELKETTRLLHCSAYNCSIAIVSNIKKDEDAYASIFIENRKKGQLIWENIVDCQKEYNFQQTVAENPKYRKRLVNIRKEIKQRQASSHYSYIYSYDLSSCSLIEDINAYDFNETTVQNKHDSTDKKESMSLTFEIDELNNHECMASICGVLSHMIEEKISVPPTDNIITVPKWLKCFFSSITTTNYDNVRLFMLKVILNMQTVFQPYAKFFLRPIMYVTYSYLKRNQLNYIIVDVIEMLIDWQTSLQRLNDSTFDQNKDEIQQLWETLIQKIIVTKTEKISKSIYNYNMNMVKTVLEIWHPYLKLPKNLNDKMSTAPGATVYLILICFINGMGPDIIQRNDILEFLERSLKKWQDDEETILQCCECYGLILKSLNDDNTLANKRCAIIDTIRSILRQMQTKCENRQMKCIRALCKNYPIAAMDYFDFVKRSIFRVDFQGKSNGLEIFLLCIPNFTTDQIVKELTYMKLHDFLTNKILPCEKITLKIIHSLVHVLPPPNILSFITLVPPYTKHKLSEYRKIAYDIFINIYKKYTGDSSGNNEIKELMQISKEILLNGILDPTETLQEMILNFWTQDAKLTNTCKERLLEAVDIYTPNAGQNFLPFIFLLITDLIKKSNNYTQKIFEPLHDSDYKDYKIALLWRTKNFRSKAPLFVPSLANQMNQTFTQMNTTLSYMSSDSTYTTSHNSQLMLQATQEFDFEPTYVNDTPIAGEDNTSEASKVPQPAYNKKSKRFLSSASDISAAIRQKEIKRNIQHAEMIKEEGVRQRSSVKLYRKYRIGDFPDIEISHATLIEPLQQLAKNDQLICKDLIVNIVCSLIENCRQSSFIEKLVDSMEHIMENEQNSNSTITAILEILLNASITDCSPEIITKASRSNSLNFLGSLVLEENLIHETNIYRPPKKKIRWEHVDDSSNKWLLLTNLYKSMNDVDTVLSIFQNHITNEDMQIASFAQASNKWERAKLAYEKAYGTESELVKEHCLQGLFECLSNLCSWHEIDRHIKGKLDRNLDNIWNNPWKDWMFPWVFAVHVRKLINEDNTEEFQNDFKIMESWLNDTTKIKHMKRFFGEECSIFFLHNQLEVAREFLLNSSDEIREQWIRLHPLSTQLRICKLQKLRIINDVNKFIKILKSAESSRDLNEILKFWDNSMPSSLDAILPWDKLTSYRTYFINKLLDDKLKEWNESLIQNDSDSDPDENENSITYRLRTITFDMRLKMVEASINQKNKYIAKNYLRQVEQSIKASSIFFNKFLLFCGKLKYLMGDIETDMKKKLSYYSSSWKHCHDLLRQNSIVDTTIVSSRKQISMIASKIIKFSKENETFAELLRGNTIILKEINAENNELSGIRNTLETYSFNNLKMCCDMTTKNIKECYFSLARYCYDRLSHGTHDIQLSKEFIHSILKAMSYGSLEAAHYFPCLLKPEYFNDQETKDIFMKEIESIQIWLFLSWQAQLFSHLGTSIAPLIIPVLKRIVETYPNAVIYTFRLTMETNPALLNETSTYEIRQILYNRPEIDRFLTALHYVVKPELYLRHYLIEFRKNLSLGTATAIDTFLKKVYPNLRENKHDPKPGNIFNKIASYKNMIKELENKKTEEIKLCVDRIIEKIKISLIKKDNKNRLQDYSPWLCNFPERDVEIPGQYTGNRKPMPQYHAKILKFDSTIRVMWSMRKPIRITMIGNDAKDYHFLTKFGEDLRQDQRLQQLFTIMNKTLQIDTACRQRQLSIDTYQVIPLSKTVGLIQWVDNTRSLQELINFTLSKQEIEQYDSISELYQKWIQNVAPSKQLHEKYKEATVKYNASEVTTKMNEFIGKTEWNSLRKTLTVLCPSIESFITMRRNFITSYATMCIAHWILGIGDRHLENTLIVIDSGRCLGIDFGLAFDAGVDQRIPELMPFRLTPQILGLLKPFTEKDLLKTIMIHTLQAVRNEQGPILSCMDVFVHEPLNWTEHVNKALRESEEDVTDVKWVPIRKIEAVKKKLNGIKPSLITLDQLKEQHHDKYFDRYYAIVTGDDDIKRTRAKLNGFLTLEEQIECLLDQATDLNILGRTHVGWKPWL from the exons ATGTCCCATTCACTTGATATATTTCAAGTATATTTGGATGCTCTTTCAAATATATTGACAAGGCTtacaaaaaatatagaaaaaaggCATTATAAGGAACTATACACATGGGTCAAAGAATTAAGCAATCCACAAAAATACTCAGTTAAAAAAGTTTCAATGAGATCTGCAATTAATTTGTTGTCCAGACATATAGATTTGTTTGGTGATCTTGTTTATTGCGATTACAAATACTGGTATGATTTATTGACAAATGTGGCTcaagataaaaatgtaaaatgtagtCAATGTGGACAATATGCTTTAAGAAAATTTTACAGAGTAATTGGACACATCTTAAAAAACAAATCATCTGAGgatgataaaaaaatattcttg tattttaaaaatctttttgaGGAACAATTAAGGAGCAGTCATCATGTAAATTCAAATATgctatgttatattatatatggaTTTAGTCAAATAGCTGCACCATGTAAGATATATCTTACTAATAATGAtgtgaaaaatatgttttctttGATAGCTAATTGTGCTATGCCACTCTGTTCAAG GGATGATATAGAAAAAATACACTTGGAAAGTATTTGTAATTATCAAGAAGCTCTTTcagaaataatattacatacatCTGATCTTTCAATTGATCAAATTAATATAATCACAAAACTTAGTATTCTTTTAATTAAGAGATTTCCTGAATTCCCTGTATCTAACCAGAATTTTGCTATATCCTTATTGATAAatacgattattaatattatgacaattaatagaaatctgttagatgaatttttatataatttaa tttataaTGGAGTAGTGTGGACCTGTTCGCATACTTTATTTGTTGATGCTGAATTACAACGAGGATTGAATAATCTGCTAGAACGACCACTGTGTTATAAAGATTATTTGCCTTTGTGGCTACAACTTTTAGATCAAAACAAATATAGCAAAGATTTCAAATATAGCGGAGAAACTGTACAATATGTAATTGATTCAACTATGCATGTGGGGACTGCATTAATCGACAAATTAAATTTGGGCACAAAAGCGAAAGaagataatatattttcagatgCAGCCTTTTCTCAAATTGCTGAAAATGAAGCAGATTTTCGAACGTTCGTTAATATCGCAGATTTATACGTCGATATAATTAATAGCTTAGACACCTCTTTATTCACAAATACAATACACAAATTCTTATTAAAAGTTATTAGTAAATCTCACAAAAATCATTTAGTGTCGGGTTTTTATAAATTAGTACACGCAATATCTAAACATATTTGTGAGTTAAATAGCGATGAGATTGAAACAGAAACATTAGAAATgttaaataagtatataatgAACGTATTGAATTTGATTCCTACGTTTTCCGATGAATTGTTAACTACATGCGTCTACTTAATTTTGGATATACCAATGTTATATGTAGAAAAGATACTGAACAGTACAATTCCAACATTTAAAATTGCCTTTACAGTTGGTATAAGTGACTTTGAATTAGCTTGTAAAGCTTTGAACACATTAGAAAAATGGACAAATCATTTTGATAATCAAATCACAGCTATGTTTTTACAAGAAATAGTACCATTTTTGGAACCATATTTACACAGTGGTGAAAGTTCTGTAGAATTTCTACAAGATATCATAAAAACCGAGCGAAAAGTTattaaacgaataatattaaGAGACGATGAGAACACTTTAGAAAGATTTCAGATGAGAGTTTTGTTGTTTATCGCTTCGCttgatacaaatataataatggATTTCATATATAAAAAATCTATGAACACAGGAGCTACTTGGGACAAGAAAGACTTACTCAAATACTCATTGACCTTTACTGATACACAAGTGGATAtccattttgataaaattttgccCAGAATAATATTATTGGCTCAAAATTCTGGGGATAGACGGACGAAGGTAATTGCCTGTGAAGTACTTCATTCGATAGTAATGTACGTTCTTGGCAAAACATCACAATACTTAGTATCTAATCCAGATCGATTCGTTTCTCTCTACACAATGTTATGTCCAGCCTTACTAAATTTGGGCTGTGATTACGAAGAAGCAGCGAGACAAATTTTTTATCCTTTAATGCTACAGCTAACTCACTGGTTAAGCTCGAAATTTATGCTCGAATCTCTACCTACTACATATTTTCTGGATTTACTGTTCAAAGGTCTATGTGATGAAGCCAATTCGTCTCTTAGAGAATTTTCTGGAATATGCTTGGGCGAATTTATTAAATGGTCCATAAAACAGTCTGATAATGCTGCAATAAGTCagtcgaatatttataaagtcataaataaaataacgaattttGCTCTGCATCCTTCTACCTCTAAACGAATAGCAGGCGCAACGGCTTTTAATCATATTTATAGCATTCTACGTGAAGATGAGAAAATTGTATCTATATATTGGTTGGAAATTTTATACAGTTTCATTAAAAGCTTGAATGGTTGTAGTGACCCATCAATCATTAATGCTCTTAATCATGTTGAGAGAGTTCTAATAGCAAAGAAAAATCTGTTAAACGCAGAACATCATAATCGTAGGAAACCTTATGAATTTGAAGGTTCAACTTTAATCGATGCTGTAAAGTGGTTGTTCACACAATGTGGTTGTTTAGATCAACATTGTCGGATAAAATGTATGGAACTAGTCGTAAAACTTTCTGAACATGTAGCAGATTGTGACTCAgctaaaacaataataaataattatatcgatacaTACGGAATTGAAACGTTTAATCGTATAATTTTAAGTGAATTgtcaaaaatagaaaatctacCTGTTAATGGCATACTGCCTTTTTTAAGGAGTTTGGATTGTTACATTTGGTTAATAAAAGGCGATTTATTGAATATACAATGTTTATTTGATAATTCAAATTCGcaaaaagatgaaattttcaattgtGCTAGGAATTTTATTCACGtgataaatagaattaaaatagagaataaggaagataatttaataatattatcgaaAGAGATTGAAGATCTACAAACATTGCAATGTAAAACAATATTGAATATATTCGATTTTACacaaattttattgaattttgat gGCAATTTCATTCCagatttctttttcaataaagATTTTTTTGAGTTAATTGCAAAATGTATAATGTGCCCACAAGTAGTAggatttgatttaaaaaatcttGAAATTACAGAAGAACTTTTCGTAATTATGGGAAACTTGTTACAATCTATAATgcgtaaaaataatatttctttgttacacCTACTTAAATGTGAATTATTGATATATGTGGAGAAACATATATATGATTTTGTTGTATTAGATAACATTATTTATGGTAAAAAGAATTTTACTGAACTTAAACAATATGTTCGGGGTTTAAACTTTTTGGATCGTTGTAACATCCTTAATCAATTAGATAag ATGAAAGAGTTGATCAATCGACAGGATACAGTTACACGTATTTTCAAGGCGTTAGTAAGAGAATCATTAGGAGAACTTATTTATGTAACTATAAAACCATCAGGAAAAGATTATCTAGaaattttaatggaattttcaCTTATTCATTACGAG TTTTCAATGACAAGGATGTTAATTGAATTCATTGAAAATGATACAATGCTTGGATCAggtgataaaaaaattaaacatgGTGTATATTTTTTCAGTACATTTAAATGCGAGATATTTAGATACATATTAAAGGATATAGAAAAATCTATCGAAATACTTAATGATTTATTGCAACGAGATCCGTCTACTCTTCTAATGATAATGGAGCAATTATTTCTGTTTGTACAACGGTATAAAAAGGAGTTCCCTGATTGTGTAGAAGTATTGGTGGATacagttattaaaaaattcacaatatttgaaagtgtaataaataatttagaagatagaagacaaaaattaataaatattcttgGTATTGCAGTCCATTTAAAGCACAAACCAATAGAAGTATCGTCTTTAAGTAAAGATTTTTATATGTGGATTCTTAATCAGCTAATGGGAAATTTAGATAtagaatataagatatatatccTTCATAATTTTCTGGTTTGTTTAACTGATATGACTGATACAAAACCAGAAGTACTTGTTATTTTACGTAATTTGAAGAATAATAGACTCGATGTGTGtccaaatgatttttctcagAAGAATGTGAAAGCTTTAAAAATTACCAACTGTTTCCACAAATTGGTAATGTTATTACCAGTCACTAAATCGGTGATAGTATTTGAAACCATTATTTTATTTGCAACTGGTATTGCTAAATACCTGTGTAATGAAACAACTAATGAATATTTACAAAAGTACTTTGATTCTATTACCACTGATTACGCTGTGAAATCTTTGCAAACAGCatacaaattatttatgaaCTTAACAAATGAAAGGTTTGATGTGTTACACAGATTTCTCTTACCATCATTTGAATTTTGCAAAActactgaaataaataaattctttgaaacaaatattaaagaaatatatacagtTATTTGCCAAAGCTTGGTTAGAGGTACTTCAGACACAGAACAACTTATGGTATCAAAAATAGGATGTTATGATCTTGTTGCAATTATGTTTGCAAAATTACAAATCTGGGACATAGATAATGCTGAGAGTATGATTACTCGAAATGCTATTGATAATGTGGTTACTGGAAAAGAACTTTTACACAGTTTATACAGCAATGCGTTAAATGTACGTATGTTAGGGATGTATGAGCCTGAGCTTAAAGAAACAACAAGATTGTTGCATTGTTCTGCATATAATTGTTCCATAGCCATtgtatctaatataaaaaaggaTGAAGATGCTTATGCAAGTATTTTTATTGAGAACAGGAAAAAGGGGCAATTGATTTGGGAGAATATTGTAGATTGCCAAAAGGAATATAATTTTCAACAGACAGTTGCTGAAAATCCAAAGTATCGTAAAAGATTAGTTAATATaagaaaggaaataaaacaAAGACAAGCATCTAGTCATtactcatatatatatagttatgaTTTATCTTCCTGTAGTTTAATTGAAGATATAAATGCTTACGATTTTAATGAAACCACAGTACAAAATAAACATGATAGTACTGATAAAAAGGAAAGCATGAGTTTAACATTTGAAATTGATGAATTAAATAATCATGAATGTATGGCTTCCATTTGTGGAGTTCTGAGTCATAtgatagaagaaaaaatatctGTACCACCTACTGATAACATTATCACAGTGCCAAAGTGgttaaaatgtttttttagTTCTATTACAACAACAAATTATGATAATGTCAGATTGTTTATGTTAAAAGTTATCTTGAATATGCAGACTGTGTTTCAGCCTTATGCAAAATTTTTCCTTCGGCCAATAATGTATGTAACATATTCATATTTGAAGAGAAaccaattaaattatattattgttgATGTTATAGAAATGTTAATTGATTGGCAAACTTCTCTTCAAAGATTAAACGATTCTACATTTGATCAGAATAAAGATGAAATTCAACAGCTATGGGAGACATTGATACAAAAGATAATAGTAACGAAAACTGAGAAAATTTCTAAATCTATTTATAATTACAACATGAACATGGTAAAAACTGTACTCGAAATATGGCATCCTTATTTGAAGCTACCTAAAAATTTAAACGATAAGATGAGTACTGCACCCGGAGCTacagtatatttaatattaatctgTTTCATTAATGGCATGGGACCAGACATTATTCAAAGAAATGATATCTTAGAATTTCTGGAAAGATCTTTAAAAAAATGGCAGGATGATGAAGAAACAATTTTACAATGTTGTGAATGCTATGGTTTAATCTTGAAATCTTTGAACGATGATAATACATTAGCAAACAAAAGGTGCGCTATAATTGATACAATTCGAAGTATATTGAGACAGATGCAAACGAAATGCGAGAACAGACAGATGAAATGCATTCGTGCATTATGTAAAAATTACCCGATTGCGGCAATGGATTATTTTGATTTTGTTAAAAGAAGTATATTTAGAGTAGATTTTCAAGGCAAATCAAATggtttagaaatatttttattatgcatACCAAATTTTACTACAGATCAAATAGTGAAGGAGTTAACTTACATGAAGCTTCatgattttttaacaaataaaattttacccTGTGagaaaataacattaaaaattatccATTCTTTAGTTCATGTCCTACCTCCTCCAAATATACTGTCATTTATAACATTAGTACCACCTTATACAAAGCATAAACTTTCTGAATACAGAAAAATCGCttatgatatattcataaatatttataagaaatacacAGGTGACAGTTCTGGAAATAATGAGATAAAGGAGTTAATGCAAATCAGCaaagaaatattacttaatggtATATTGGATCCTACTGAAACGTTACAAGAAATGATACTAAACTTTTGGACACAAGATGCAAAATTAACAAATACTTGTAAAGAAAGGTTGCTTGAAGCAGTAGATATATATACTCCCAATGCTGGTCAAAATTTCTTACCATTCATATTTTTACTTATTACAGATCTTATAAAGAAATCAAATAATTATACACAAAAGATATTTGAACCTTTACATGATTCTGATTATAAAGACTACAAAATAGCTCTCTTATGGAGGACAAAGAATTTTAGATCAAAGGCTCCGCTTTTTGTTCCATCCTTAGCTAATCAAATGAATCAAACATTCACTCAAATGAATACTACATTATCATATATGTCCTCTGATTCTACATACACGACATCGCATAATTCACAATTAATGCTTCAAGCAACTCAGGAGTTTGATTTTGAGCCGACTTACGTTAACGATACACCTATTGCAGGAGAAGATAATACATCTGAAGCATCAAAAGTACCACAACCTGCCTACAATAAAAAGTCGAAACGATTTTTAAGCAGTGCAAGTGATATTTCTGCAGCCATAAGACAGAAAgagattaaaagaaatatacagcacGCGGAAATGATAAAAGAAGAAGGCGTGCGGCAAAGAAGCAGTGTAAAATTGTATAGAAAGTATAGAATTGGTGATTTTCCAGATATTGAAATATCACATGCTACACTGATCGAACCATTGCAACAGTTAGCAAAGAATGATCAGTTGATTTGTAAAGATTTAATAGTTAATATTGTTTGCTCATTAATTGAAAACTGCAGACAGAGTAGTTTTATAGAAAAACTTGTAGACAGTATGGAACATATTATGGAAAATGAACAAAATAGTAATTCCACTATAACtgcaattttagaaatattattaaatgcttCTATAACAGATTGTTCACCAGAAATCATTACGAAGGCCTCAAGATCGAATAGTTTAAACTTTCTTGGATCACTCGTTTTAGAGGAAAATTTGATTCATGAGACAAATATTTATAGGCcacctaaaaagaaaatacgatGGGAACATGTGGATGACTCATCCAATAAATGGTTGCTTTTAACAAATCTTTATAAATCTATGAATGATGTTGATACAGTTCTTAGTATTTTTCAAAATCATATTACAAATGAAGATATGCAA ATCGCATCATTTGCCCAAGCATCTAACAAATGGGAAAGAGCAAAGCTAGCATATGAGAAGGCTTATGGAACGGAATCAGAATTAGTGAAGGAGCATTGTCTTCAAGGCTTGTTTGAATGTCTAAGTAATTTATGCAGCTGGCATGAAATTGACAGACACATAAAGGGTAAACTTGATAGAAATTTAGACAACATTTGGAATAATCCATGGAAAGATTGGATGTTCCCCTGGGTGTTTGCTGTTCATGTCCGTAAACTGATAAATGAAGACAATACTGAGGAATTCCAAAATGATTTCAAAATCATGGAATCTTGGCTGAATGACACAACAAAGATAAAACACATGAAACGATTCTTTGGGGAAGAATGTTCGATATTTTTTTTGCATAATCAACTAGAAGTTGCTCGTGAATTTTTACTGAACTCTTCTGATGAGATAAGGGAACAATGGATCAGACTTCATCCGCTTTCCACACAATTAAGAATTTGCAAGTTACAGAAGTTGCGAATCATCAACgatgtaaataaatttataaaaattttgaaatcggCTGAATCATCGCGCGATTTAAACGAGATATTAAAATTCTGGGATAACAGTATGCCTTCATCACTAGACGCTATACTCCCATGGGATAAATTAACATCTTATAGgacttattttattaataaattacttgATGACAAATTGAAGGAATGGAATGAGAGTTTAATACAGAACGATTCAGACAGTGATCCTGATGAAAACGAAAATTCGATTACGTATAGACTGCGCACTATTACCTTTGATATGAGATTGAAGATGGTCGAGGCATCGATAAATCAGAAGAACAAATACATAgcaaaaaattatttacgacAAGTGGAACAAAGTATAAAAGCTTCGTCAatctttttcaataaatttttattattttgtggaAAGTTGAAATACCTGATGGGAGATATTGAAACGGACATGAAAAAAAAGCTATCATACTACTCTTCTTCTTGGAAACATTGTCACGATCTTTTACGACAAAACTCTATTGTTGATACTACGATTGTTAGTAGTCGGAAGCAAATCAGTATGATAGCATCGAAGATCATAAAGTTTAGTAAGGAAAATGAAACGTTCGCAGAATTGTTAAGAGGAAATACTataattttgaaagaaataaacGCTGAGAATAATGAGCTATCTGGCATTAGAAATACACTGGAAACTTATAGctttaataatttgaaaatgtgcTGTGATATGACGACTAAGAATATTAAGGAATGTTATTTCAGTCTTGCAAGGTATTGTTATGACAGACTATCGCATGGTACACATGATATTCAGTTAAGTAAAGAATTTATTCATTCTATACTGAAAGCAATGAGTTATGGATCTCTTGAGGCAGCCCACTATTTTCCCTGTTTGTTAAAACCTGAATATTTCAACGATCAAGAAACAAAggatatttttatgaaagagATTGAAAGTATTCAAATTTGGCTGTTTCTCTCTTGGCAAGCCCAACTATTTTCCCATTTAGGAACGTCAATTGCTCCTTTAATTATACCTGTTCTTAAACGAATTGTTGAGACTTATCCTAATGCAGTTATTTACACATTTCGTTTGACAATGGAGACAAACCCGGCTCTCTTAAATGAAACTAGTACTTATGAAATTCGACAAATCCTTTACAATAGACCGGAAATCGATCGATTCTTGACAGCGCTGCATTATGTAGTCAAACCAGAATTATATTTACGACactatttaattgaatttagaaaaaatttATCTCTGGGAACAGCTACGGCTATAGATACATTTTTAAAGAAAGTATATCCAAATCTACGAGAGAACAAACATGATCCAAAACCAGGGAACATCTTCAATAAGATTGcatcttataaaaatatgataaaggagttagaaaataaaaaaactgaagaaattaaattatgtgTGGACAGGATAatcgaaaaaattaaaatatcacttattaaaaaagataataaaaatagattGCAAGATTACAGTCCATGGTTGTGCAACTTTCCTGAAAGAGATGTAGAGATACCTGGTCAATATACTGGCAATAGAAAACCTATGCCTCAGTATCATGCAAAAATTTTAAAGTTTGATTCAACTATAAGAGTTATGTGGTCAATGCGCAAACCTATTCGGATTACTATGATTGGTAATGATGCAAAGGACTATCattttctgacaaaatttggaGAAGATCTACGACAAGATCAAAGATTACAGCAGTTGTTTACCATTATGAACAAGACATTACAAATTGATACAGCTTGTAGACAAAGACAATTATCTATTGATACCTATCAG GTGATTCCCTTGTCTAAAACAGTGGGTCTTATACAATGGGTAGATAACACAAGATCTTTGCAAGAGTTAATAAATTTCACATTGTCAAAGCAAGAGATAGAACAATATGATTCTATAAGTGAACTCTATCAAAAATGGATTCAAAACGTTGCTCCTTCTAAACAACTACATGAAAAATACAAGGAAGCAACAGTAAAATACAACGCCTCAGAAGTGACCACTAAAATGAACGAATTTATTGGTAAAACCGAATGGAACAGTTTACGCAAAACATTGACTGTATTATGTCCATCCATAGAAAGTTTTATTACAATGCGCCGAAATTTTATTACTTCGTATGCTACTATGTGTATTGCACATTGGATCTTAGGCATTGGTGATCGGCATTTGGAAAACACCCTTATCGTTATCGATTCAGGGCGTTGTTTAGGTATCGACTTTGGGCTAGCCTTTGATGCTGGCGTTGACCAAAGAATACCAGAATTAATGCCTTTTCGCTTAACACCCCAAATCCTAGGCTTATTGAAGCCTTTCACCGAAAAGGATCTTTTGAAAACGATAATGATACATACATTACAAGCAGTGAGAAATGAACAAGGACCTATTCTATCTTGTATGGACGTTTTCGTTCATGAACCTTTGAATTGGACTGAACACGTTAACAAAGCATTAAGAGAAAGTGAAGAAGATGTTACAG ATGTCAAATGGGTACCAATAAGAAAGATCGAAGCAGTTAAGAAGAAGTTGAATGGGATTAAACCATCTTTGATTACACTAGATCAACTAAAAGAGCAACATCATGATAAATATTTCGATAGATATTACGCTATAGTTACTGGGGATGATGACATCAAACGAACACGAGCAAAattgaatggctttttaactcttgaggagcag ATCGAATGTTTGCTGGATCAAGCTACCGATTTAAATATTCTGGGTCGTACGCACGTAGGATGGAAACCGTGGCTTTAA